One stretch of Roseimicrobium sp. ORNL1 DNA includes these proteins:
- a CDS encoding DUF1501 domain-containing protein has translation MNAFINSTDGSSRRQFISGAAKTFLGVGLMSQMQGKGLLAAGAGASPLKQVATARNVIYLYMTGGMSHLDTFDPRPDNKEVNGETEVIKTNADGIRISNSLPLMARQMDKVALIHSLNSTQGAHEQGNYYMHTSYTLRSSIRHPAMGAWLQKFQERGNPSLPGSVMIGNDSRHPGAGFFEAKFSPLMVNNPEDGVANSKLNKWFADSDDRFNSRLAIAHKLDVGFAEKYNVKNVRAYSDMYDDAVRMMKSEELKAFDLSSEDDKLRARYGRDSSFGQGCLLARRLVEHGVRHVEVSFGNWDTHNANFIRVPELCDELDAGLSTLLQDLESRGLLQETLVVLATEFGRTPEINQNDGRDHHPKAFTCLMAGGGIRGGQAFGKKDEKGFEVVENKVNIPDFNATVAYALGIPLDTVLYSPSKRPFTVADKGQPITQIFG, from the coding sequence ATGAACGCATTCATCAACTCCACCGATGGCTCCTCACGCCGCCAGTTCATCAGCGGTGCGGCGAAGACCTTCCTCGGCGTGGGCCTCATGAGCCAGATGCAGGGCAAGGGCCTTCTCGCCGCTGGCGCTGGAGCCAGCCCGCTGAAGCAGGTCGCCACCGCGCGCAATGTCATCTACCTCTACATGACGGGCGGCATGAGCCACCTCGATACGTTCGACCCACGTCCGGATAACAAGGAGGTGAACGGTGAGACGGAAGTCATCAAGACGAACGCCGATGGCATCCGCATCAGCAACAGTCTTCCTCTGATGGCGCGTCAGATGGACAAGGTGGCGCTCATTCATTCACTGAACTCCACGCAGGGCGCGCATGAGCAGGGGAACTACTACATGCACACCAGCTACACGCTGCGCTCCAGCATCCGCCACCCTGCCATGGGTGCGTGGCTGCAGAAGTTCCAGGAGCGTGGCAATCCGAGCCTGCCTGGCAGCGTGATGATTGGCAATGACAGCCGCCACCCTGGCGCCGGCTTCTTCGAGGCGAAGTTCTCACCGCTCATGGTGAACAATCCCGAAGACGGCGTGGCCAACAGCAAGCTGAACAAGTGGTTCGCCGACAGCGACGATCGCTTCAACAGCCGCCTCGCCATCGCGCACAAGCTGGATGTGGGCTTCGCGGAGAAGTACAATGTGAAGAACGTGCGCGCGTATTCGGACATGTATGACGACGCCGTGCGCATGATGAAGAGCGAAGAGCTGAAGGCCTTCGACCTCAGCAGCGAAGATGACAAACTTCGTGCGCGCTATGGACGCGACTCCTCCTTCGGCCAGGGCTGCCTTCTGGCGCGCCGCCTGGTCGAGCATGGTGTGCGTCATGTGGAAGTCTCCTTCGGCAACTGGGATACCCACAATGCGAACTTCATCCGCGTGCCTGAGTTGTGTGATGAACTGGACGCTGGCCTGAGCACCTTGCTGCAGGACCTTGAGTCCCGTGGTCTGTTGCAGGAAACGCTCGTGGTACTGGCCACCGAGTTCGGCCGCACCCCCGAAATCAATCAGAACGACGGACGCGATCACCACCCCAAAGCCTTCACCTGCCTCATGGCGGGTGGCGGTATTCGTGGTGGCCAGGCCTTCGGCAAGAAGGACGAGAAGGGCTTCGAGGTCGTGGAAAACAAGGTCAACATCCCTGACTTCAACGCCACCGTGGCCTACGCGCTGGGCATCCCGCTGGACACGGTTCTTTATTCTCCGAGCAAGCGCCCCTTCACCGTGGCGGACAAGGGACAGCCGATCACGCAGATCTTTGGGTGA